In Crinalium epipsammum PCC 9333, a single window of DNA contains:
- a CDS encoding ParM/StbA family protein: MKITVGIDPGASLTKVIAEVEGIKETYLVTMLPEIASVSRETLENYRSGKGQLGSARPEDEAWVEWDGHIYLVGSFAREFSGDAGMSELKYERAIYKTSAALGVIIDKANSSSTKRNLNNITLELTVLLPWNEYEDRKKFEERLTSVLADFSFRGQPLKVKLSSFLCRPEGSGLAMIRISQKGLDWFRDRTLAVLMFGHRNVTALQFSGGRMVKGESPEMGFMKLENKVLERTSGQQPLELSKAIFQANHFIMSRPDNFSSIKLENTAAIQGLARSRDPEFRLSEIKKITEAITSARAEYWKELEQWLDRCLPSELDEVIICGGAGVYLKPELNKYFGVREKSALPKLPQPGDRQVVPICWGADMTSEVEKAFDKLKTERHQKEALAFRLIDIFGLFTYFKAKAAV, from the coding sequence GTGAAAATAACAGTTGGAATTGATCCAGGCGCATCACTTACGAAAGTTATAGCAGAGGTTGAAGGGATAAAAGAGACTTATTTAGTAACAATGCTACCAGAGATTGCGTCAGTGTCAAGAGAAACTTTAGAAAACTATAGATCAGGTAAAGGACAATTAGGTAGCGCAAGACCAGAGGATGAAGCATGGGTTGAGTGGGATGGTCATATTTATTTAGTAGGTTCTTTCGCTCGTGAGTTTTCTGGTGATGCTGGAATGTCAGAATTGAAGTATGAAAGAGCAATTTATAAGACCTCCGCAGCATTAGGTGTGATTATAGATAAAGCCAATTCCAGTTCTACTAAGCGAAATCTTAATAATATAACGTTGGAACTGACGGTCTTATTGCCTTGGAATGAGTACGAAGATCGGAAAAAGTTTGAAGAACGGTTAACTTCTGTACTAGCTGACTTTAGTTTCCGAGGTCAGCCATTAAAAGTGAAATTAAGCAGTTTTTTATGCCGACCTGAAGGAAGTGGTTTGGCAATGATAAGAATTAGTCAGAAAGGATTAGATTGGTTTCGCGATCGCACATTAGCTGTTTTGATGTTTGGGCATAGGAATGTCACAGCTTTACAGTTTAGTGGTGGTCGAATGGTCAAGGGTGAAAGTCCAGAAATGGGTTTTATGAAGTTGGAGAATAAGGTATTAGAACGCACCAGTGGTCAACAACCATTAGAGTTGTCTAAAGCCATCTTTCAAGCTAATCATTTTATTATGAGTCGCCCTGATAATTTTTCCTCAATCAAGTTGGAAAACACTGCTGCAATTCAAGGTTTAGCTAGAAGTAGAGATCCTGAGTTTCGTTTATCAGAAATTAAAAAGATTACTGAAGCGATTACTTCTGCCCGTGCAGAATATTGGAAAGAGTTAGAGCAATGGTTGGATAGGTGTTTACCAAGTGAGTTAGACGAAGTAATTATCTGTGGTGGTGCAGGAGTTTATTTAAAGCCGGAGTTAAATAAGTATTTTGGTGTGCGTGAAAAATCGGCATTGCCAAAACTGCCGCAGCCTGGAGATAGACAAGTAGTTCCTATTTGTTGGGGGGCTGATATGACTTCTGAAGTTGAGAAAGCTTTTGACAAGTTAAAAACTGAGCGTCATCAAAAAGAAGCGTTAGCGTTCCGGTTAATTGATATTTTTGGTTTGTTTACTTACTTTAAAGCCAAGGCAGCAGTGTAA